ATTGTTGGTAATTTAAGCCGTCCCCGCAAAGACCCGTTGATTATTTCTTTGGATGAATTACCATCAATTAAGCTAGACCGCTTACCGCAGTGGATTAATGAATATCGTTCTAATGGTGCCTGCTTTATTCTGGGTATCCAAAGTTTAGAGCAACTTTACGATATTTATGGGGATAAAATGGGGAGTGCGATCGCTTCTGCTTGCAGTACCCATGTCTTGTTTAATCCTGGTAATTACAAAACGGCTGAGGATTACTCTAAACGCTACGGTGAGAAGGAAGTGCTGATTAAAAATCGTACCACAGGGCGATCGCTTGGCGGACAAATGAGCCGTTCAATTAGCTGGAGTGAGAATTTGCAAAAAATGCCTGTAATCAGTGCTGACGAAATTTTGAAATTTCCTCAAGGCAAGTGCGTAATTACCAGTCCTGGTTACAGTTCCGAGGGACAAGCTTCTATTCCTTATCCTTTAATTATTCCCGTGTCTAAAGCCGATGAAAAACGGGCGCATGATAGTGAGGCTCTTTGGGACACACAAGTTAAACCTGCTTTAGAAAGTCAGGTGATAATTCCTGATATTAAAACTTTAACACAAGCATTACATGAACGGATTGAGTCAGCCGCGCGGATGTTGCCATTACCAGAAGAAGATGTAGCACCTGCACATGAGTCTAGTAGTAGCGAACCTGATGTTTTGGACAATTTTACTAGGCGAGTTTATCAAACACCAGGATTGCATTAAATTTTGACACAATATTGTTAGCAAAGCTCCTTGCGGAGCGAGGCAGGGGAAGTGCTTTATTTCATGCTTAACGAGCGCCTGCTACGTAACCGGCTTGATATAACTCCTGAATTATTTTAGTCCAATAT
This window of the Nostoc commune NIES-4072 genome carries:
- a CDS encoding type IV secretory system conjugative DNA transfer family protein — its product is IVGNLSRPRKDPLIISLDELPSIKLDRLPQWINEYRSNGACFILGIQSLEQLYDIYGDKMGSAIASACSTHVLFNPGNYKTAEDYSKRYGEKEVLIKNRTTGRSLGGQMSRSISWSENLQKMPVISADEILKFPQGKCVITSPGYSSEGQASIPYPLIIPVSKADEKRAHDSEALWDTQVKPALESQVIIPDIKTLTQALHERIESAARMLPLPEEDVAPAHESSSSEPDVLDNFTRRVYQTPGLH